Proteins encoded by one window of Enterococcus faecalis:
- a CDS encoding GntR family transcriptional regulator produces MASKKISLTKPKYQQIAVDVAEKIAEGKLHVGDKIHARSTLANQYQVSPETARKAIIVLVDLEIVKAKHGSGFYVASKEKAQDFVTQYQDVQTIAEIKEELLDSVAKQKEELTHFSSILDTLVEQTKRFDSFNPMNPYSLVLTEEAAYLEATISEMNFWQNTSATIIAIKHKEELLVSPGPYAKISLNDTLYFVGHDESTLQRVQNFFYP; encoded by the coding sequence ATGGCTTCCAAAAAAATCAGTTTAACGAAGCCCAAATATCAACAAATCGCCGTTGATGTTGCGGAAAAAATTGCAGAAGGCAAATTACATGTTGGAGATAAAATCCATGCCCGTTCCACCCTAGCTAACCAATACCAAGTGTCGCCAGAAACAGCCCGCAAAGCCATTATCGTTTTAGTCGATTTAGAAATCGTTAAAGCCAAACACGGCAGCGGCTTCTATGTGGCATCAAAAGAAAAAGCGCAGGACTTTGTGACACAATATCAAGACGTTCAAACGATTGCTGAAATTAAAGAAGAATTGCTAGATAGCGTAGCGAAACAAAAAGAAGAACTTACTCATTTTTCTAGCATTCTAGATACTCTTGTTGAACAAACAAAGCGTTTTGATTCTTTCAATCCAATGAATCCTTATTCATTAGTTTTAACAGAAGAAGCTGCTTATCTTGAGGCGACGATTAGCGAAATGAATTTTTGGCAAAACACTTCGGCAACGATTATCGCCATCAAACACAAAGAAGAGCTTCTGGTCTCACCTGGTCCATATGCAAAGATTTCGTTGAACGACACACTTTATTTTGTTGGACATGACGAATCAACCTTACAACGAGTGCAGAATTTCTTTTATCCTTAA
- a CDS encoding quaternary amine ABC transporter ATP-binding protein — protein MPKVKVNHLTKIFGKKTKPALEMIRANKSKTEILEKTGATVGVYDVNFEVEEGEIFVIMGLSGSGKSTLIRLLNRLIEPTSGNIYIDGQDISSLDKEGLREVRRNKMSMVFQNFGLFPHRTILENTEYGLEIRGVPKEERQAKAEKALENSSLIAFKDQLPSQLSGGMQQRVGLARALANDPEILLMDEAFSALDPLIRREMQDELLDLQENVKKTIIFITHDLNEALRIGDRIALMKDGQIMQIGTGEEILTNPANEYVRTFVEDVDRSKVLTAQNIMVPALTTNIEIDGPTVALKRMRQEEVSMLLAVDKKRQLKGVVRAEKALEARKNGTSLVECVDPEIQTIDKDMLVNDIFPLIYDAQTPLAVTDNGKLLGVVIRGSVLEALAETEVNEHE, from the coding sequence TTGCCAAAAGTAAAAGTAAATCACCTTACCAAGATCTTTGGTAAGAAAACCAAACCGGCACTTGAAATGATTCGTGCCAACAAAAGCAAAACAGAAATTTTAGAAAAAACGGGTGCCACAGTCGGTGTTTATGATGTAAATTTCGAAGTTGAAGAAGGCGAAATTTTCGTTATTATGGGGTTATCAGGAAGTGGGAAATCAACATTAATTCGTTTATTAAATCGTTTGATTGAACCAACTTCAGGAAATATTTATATTGATGGACAAGATATTTCTTCTTTAGATAAAGAAGGATTACGTGAAGTACGTCGAAATAAAATGAGCATGGTTTTCCAAAACTTTGGTCTTTTCCCCCATCGAACTATCTTAGAAAATACGGAATATGGTTTAGAAATTCGTGGTGTTCCTAAAGAAGAACGCCAAGCAAAAGCTGAAAAAGCCTTAGAAAATTCTAGCTTAATTGCTTTTAAAGACCAATTACCAAGTCAATTATCTGGTGGGATGCAACAACGTGTCGGCCTTGCTCGTGCCTTGGCTAACGATCCAGAAATTTTATTAATGGACGAAGCGTTCTCTGCTCTTGATCCGTTAATTCGTCGTGAAATGCAAGACGAACTATTAGATTTACAAGAAAATGTCAAAAAAACCATTATCTTTATCACACATGATTTGAATGAAGCTTTACGAATCGGCGACCGGATTGCTTTGATGAAAGATGGTCAAATTATGCAAATTGGGACTGGAGAAGAAATTTTAACCAACCCAGCCAACGAATATGTGCGAACCTTCGTGGAAGATGTGGATCGTTCAAAAGTCTTAACTGCCCAAAATATTATGGTACCTGCTTTAACTACTAACATTGAAATTGATGGCCCAACTGTTGCTTTAAAACGGATGCGTCAAGAAGAAGTGAGTATGTTACTTGCCGTGGATAAAAAACGCCAACTAAAAGGCGTTGTACGCGCAGAAAAAGCTTTAGAAGCGCGTAAAAACGGGACTTCTCTTGTAGAATGTGTGGATCCAGAAATTCAAACAATCGACAAAGATATGTTAGTGAATGATATTTTCCCACTGATTTATGATGCACAAACGCCTCTTGCCGTGACTGATAACGGCAAACTATTAGGCGTGGTCATCCGTGGTAGCGTACTTGAAGCACTTGCAGAAACAGAGGTGAACGAACATGAATAA
- a CDS encoding ABC transporter permease/substrate binding protein, protein MNKYQLPVASWVESFTDWLTSTFAGLFSFLQTIGQSVMDNITALLTAVPPLVLIVLLTIAAFFISNKKIGLSLFTFIGLMFIYNQNLWNDLMSTVTLVLLSSVISIIIGVPLGILMAKSEKAKSIITPILDFMQTMPGFVYLIPAVAFFGIGMVPGVFASVIFALPPTVRFTNLGIRQVPNELVEAADSYGSTGWQKLFKLELPLAKNTIMAGVNQTTMLALSMVVIASMIGAPGLGRGVLSALQRAQVGNGFVNGVALVILAIIIDRFTQHLNNKKAAPKAAGATSKKKKYGIIAAVVVIVAGLVGASIFTTTNDKQISLSYVEWDTEVASTHVVAEVLKDMGYDVKTTPLDNAIMWESVAKGETDAMVGAWLPGTHAEQYKQYKDKLDDLGENLKGAKLGIVVPSYMDVDSIEDLSDQAGKKITGIEPGAGVVAAAEKTKEAYPNLKDWSVETSSSGAMTVALGQAIKNNEDIVITGWSPHWMFAKYDLKYLADPKGTMGGEEAIHTMARQGLKEDQPEAYKVLDNFHWTTKDMESVMLEINEGKDPQEAARDWVDSHKDQVAEWKK, encoded by the coding sequence ATGAATAAGTATCAATTACCTGTCGCGTCTTGGGTTGAAAGTTTTACTGATTGGTTAACTTCAACATTTGCTGGATTATTCAGCTTTTTACAAACAATTGGTCAAAGTGTAATGGACAACATTACTGCCTTACTAACAGCCGTACCACCACTTGTGCTGATTGTGCTATTAACGATTGCTGCTTTCTTTATTTCTAATAAAAAAATCGGCTTAAGTTTATTCACGTTTATCGGCTTAATGTTTATCTATAATCAAAACTTATGGAACGATTTAATGAGTACCGTTACGTTAGTTTTACTTTCTAGTGTTATTTCCATTATCATTGGTGTGCCACTAGGGATTTTAATGGCGAAAAGTGAAAAAGCCAAGAGTATTATTACACCGATTTTGGACTTCATGCAAACAATGCCTGGTTTCGTTTACTTGATTCCAGCCGTTGCATTCTTCGGAATTGGTATGGTTCCTGGGGTCTTCGCCTCTGTTATCTTCGCTTTACCACCAACCGTGCGCTTTACGAACTTAGGAATTCGACAAGTGCCAAATGAACTTGTTGAAGCAGCTGATTCTTACGGTAGTACTGGCTGGCAAAAATTATTCAAACTAGAATTACCTTTAGCCAAAAACACGATTATGGCTGGTGTTAACCAAACAACCATGCTAGCCCTATCAATGGTAGTTATTGCTTCAATGATTGGTGCGCCTGGATTAGGACGTGGCGTCCTTTCCGCTTTACAACGTGCACAAGTCGGGAACGGTTTCGTAAATGGTGTGGCTTTAGTTATTTTAGCGATTATCATTGACCGTTTTACTCAACATTTAAATAATAAAAAAGCAGCCCCTAAAGCAGCTGGTGCCACCTCTAAAAAGAAAAAATATGGGATTATTGCAGCGGTTGTTGTAATTGTCGCTGGCTTAGTTGGTGCTTCAATTTTTACAACAACAAATGATAAGCAAATTTCCCTTTCTTATGTGGAATGGGATACCGAAGTAGCCTCCACACATGTGGTTGCCGAAGTCTTAAAAGATATGGGGTATGATGTTAAAACGACTCCTTTAGATAACGCAATTATGTGGGAATCTGTAGCTAAAGGTGAAACAGATGCCATGGTTGGTGCGTGGCTGCCAGGAACTCACGCAGAGCAATATAAACAATATAAAGATAAATTAGACGACCTTGGTGAAAACCTTAAAGGTGCGAAGCTAGGAATTGTCGTCCCTTCTTATATGGATGTTGATTCTATCGAAGATTTATCTGATCAAGCTGGGAAAAAGATTACTGGAATTGAACCTGGGGCTGGTGTTGTTGCAGCAGCAGAGAAAACTAAAGAAGCTTATCCTAATTTGAAAGATTGGTCTGTTGAAACTTCTTCATCAGGTGCCATGACTGTCGCCTTAGGACAAGCAATTAAAAACAACGAAGACATCGTTATTACTGGCTGGTCTCCTCACTGGATGTTTGCAAAATATGATTTAAAATATTTAGCTGATCCAAAAGGCACTATGGGCGGCGAAGAAGCGATTCACACAATGGCTCGCCAAGGCCTAAAAGAAGATCAACCAGAAGCTTACAAAGTGTTAGATAATTTCCATTGGACAACTAAGGATATGGAATCTGTCATGTTAGAAATTAACGAAGGCAAAGACCCACAAGAAGCTGCACGCGATTGGGTTGATTCACATAAAGACCAAGTAGCAGAATGGAAAAAATAA